The Niallia alba genome includes a window with the following:
- a CDS encoding aldo/keto reductase → MEFVTLNNGLKMPQLGFGVWQVADEQATSAVAKALEVGYRSIDTAMIYKNEKGVGKAIKESSVPREELFITTKVWNSDQGYENTLKAFDESLERLGLEYVDLYLIHWPTPQFDGYVDTYKALEKLYKDGKVKAIGVCNFEIEHLERILNECEVKPVLNQVECHPYLAQKELKEYCAKHDIFVEAWSPLDQGGEVLQDEVIKNIADAHKKTPAQVVLRWHLQNHTIVIPKSVTPSRIEENFQVFDFELDVNEVNSINQLNINRRKGSHPNDMHVR, encoded by the coding sequence ATGGAATTTGTTACATTAAATAATGGTTTAAAAATGCCTCAATTAGGTTTTGGTGTTTGGCAAGTTGCAGATGAGCAAGCAACTAGTGCAGTTGCAAAAGCACTAGAAGTAGGTTATCGCTCGATTGATACGGCAATGATTTATAAAAATGAAAAGGGTGTAGGGAAAGCAATAAAAGAATCTTCTGTTCCCCGTGAAGAGTTATTTATTACAACAAAGGTTTGGAACAGTGATCAAGGTTATGAAAATACATTAAAGGCTTTTGATGAAAGTTTAGAAAGATTAGGTCTTGAATATGTGGATTTATATTTAATTCATTGGCCAACTCCTCAATTTGATGGTTATGTGGATACATACAAAGCTTTAGAAAAATTATATAAGGATGGAAAAGTGAAGGCTATTGGAGTTTGTAACTTTGAAATTGAACATTTAGAGCGGATATTAAATGAATGTGAAGTAAAACCTGTTCTAAATCAGGTGGAATGTCATCCATACTTAGCTCAAAAGGAACTAAAGGAGTATTGTGCAAAGCATGATATTTTTGTAGAAGCGTGGAGTCCGTTAGATCAGGGTGGAGAAGTATTGCAAGATGAAGTGATTAAAAATATTGCAGATGCACATAAAAAAACACCAGCTCAAGTTGTATTGCGCTGGCATTTACAAAACCATACAATTGTAATTCCTAAGTCTGTTACTCCATCAAGAATTGAAGAAAACTTCCAGGTATTTGATTTCGAATTAGATGTAAATGAAGTGAATTCGATTAATCAATTAAATATTAATAGACGTAAAGGGTCTCACCCTAACGATATGCATGTCCGCTAG
- the purS gene encoding phosphoribosylformylglycinamidine synthase subunit PurS, which translates to MFKVKVYITLRESVLDPQGNAVKGSLHSLNYKEVEDVRIGKYLELTIDKSERNIDELVKEMCEKLLANTVIEDYRYEVEEVVAQ; encoded by the coding sequence ATGTTTAAAGTTAAAGTATATATCACCTTAAGAGAAAGTGTATTAGATCCACAAGGAAATGCAGTGAAGGGGTCGTTGCATTCATTAAATTACAAAGAAGTAGAAGATGTACGTATCGGAAAATACTTAGAATTAACGATTGATAAATCTGAAAGAAACATTGATGAGCTGGTAAAGGAAATGTGTGAAAAGCTGCTTGCTAATACGGTTATTGAAGATTACCGCTATGAGGTTGAGGAGGTTGTTGCACAGTGA
- the purK gene encoding 5-(carboxyamino)imidazole ribonucleotide synthase, which translates to MSLSNRIILPGQTIGIIGGGQLGRMMAIAAKAQGFRIAVLDPTEDSPCGQVADYKIVDAYDSLSAIKKLAEISDVITYEFENIDAACLDWLTNNTYVPQGSALLEITQDRVKEKQAIEQAGIKIAPYVVVEKTSDIYNGIAQLGYPAVLKTARGGYDGKGQYVIRESSQITDAEKLLNSGVCVLEKWIPFEKEISVIITRSGKGESTVFPVSENIHLNNILHESIVPARISDFAKDLAIEKASKLAEYLHLVGTLAVEMFLTEAEEIYINELAPRPHNSGHYTIEACETSQFEQHIRAVCNWPLASTRLLRPAVMVNILGQHQAQVVDKIPDLQDWKIHLYGKEDPKENRKMGHATLLRSSVEIALDEIENMDIWNVQTEKIGG; encoded by the coding sequence ATGAGCTTGTCTAATAGAATAATACTGCCAGGTCAAACAATTGGCATTATAGGTGGCGGCCAGTTAGGGCGTATGATGGCAATTGCAGCAAAAGCACAGGGATTTAGAATTGCCGTGTTAGATCCTACAGAAGACTCACCTTGTGGCCAGGTAGCTGATTATAAAATTGTAGATGCCTATGATAGTCTATCAGCAATTAAGAAGTTAGCGGAAATTAGTGATGTCATTACGTATGAATTTGAAAATATAGATGCAGCTTGTCTCGATTGGCTAACGAACAATACTTATGTTCCACAAGGCTCTGCCTTACTTGAAATTACGCAGGATCGTGTGAAAGAGAAACAGGCAATAGAGCAAGCTGGTATCAAAATAGCTCCATATGTTGTTGTCGAAAAAACGAGTGATATTTATAATGGAATAGCACAATTAGGCTATCCAGCTGTTTTAAAAACAGCGCGTGGAGGTTATGATGGAAAAGGTCAATATGTTATTAGAGAAAGCAGTCAAATAACAGATGCGGAAAAGCTTTTAAATAGTGGTGTTTGTGTATTAGAAAAATGGATTCCTTTTGAAAAGGAAATATCAGTTATTATCACGAGAAGTGGAAAAGGAGAATCTACAGTTTTTCCAGTTAGTGAAAATATCCATCTTAATAATATTTTACATGAATCAATTGTTCCAGCTCGAATTAGTGACTTCGCAAAGGACTTAGCGATAGAAAAAGCGAGCAAGTTAGCTGAGTACTTACATTTAGTAGGAACGCTAGCTGTAGAAATGTTCTTGACGGAAGCCGAAGAGATTTATATTAATGAGTTGGCTCCTAGACCACATAATTCGGGGCATTATACAATTGAGGCATGTGAAACCTCACAGTTTGAGCAGCATATCCGTGCAGTGTGTAATTGGCCGTTAGCAAGTACTAGATTACTAAGACCTGCTGTCATGGTTAATATTCTCGGTCAACATCAAGCTCAGGTGGTTGATAAGATTCCAGATTTACAGGACTGGAAGATTCATCTTTACGGAAAAGAAGATCCAAAGGAAAATAGAAAGATGGGGCACGCTACATTGCTTCGTTCATCTGTTGAAATTGCATTAGATGAAATCGAGAATATGGACATATGGAATGTACAGACAGAAAAAATCGGAGGATAA
- the purC gene encoding phosphoribosylaminoimidazolesuccinocarboxamide synthase encodes MEKRALLYEGKAKRVYETSDENIVWLEYKDSATAFNGEKKATITGKGRLNNEITSLLFLKLKDFGIPSHFVEKLSETEQLVKKVDIIPLEVVVRNLAAGSFSKRLGIEEGIPLSKPLVEFYYKDDALGDPMITEDHIEELKLADIEEVALLKKKALEVNEVLSGFFGDLGINLVDFKLEFGKDKEGNILLADEISPDTCRLWDKETNAKLDKDVFRRDLGNLTDAYENILARLGGSQHV; translated from the coding sequence ATGGAAAAGAGAGCTTTATTGTATGAAGGAAAAGCAAAAAGAGTGTATGAAACTTCGGATGAGAATATTGTGTGGTTGGAATATAAGGATTCCGCTACTGCTTTTAATGGTGAGAAGAAAGCAACTATTACAGGCAAAGGTCGATTAAATAATGAGATTACTAGTCTACTATTTTTAAAGTTAAAAGACTTTGGTATTCCATCACATTTCGTAGAAAAATTGTCTGAAACAGAGCAGCTTGTAAAGAAAGTGGACATAATTCCATTAGAAGTAGTTGTTCGTAATTTAGCAGCGGGCAGTTTCTCAAAAAGATTAGGAATAGAAGAAGGCATTCCGTTATCAAAGCCGTTGGTTGAATTCTATTACAAGGATGATGCGTTAGGTGACCCAATGATTACGGAAGACCATATCGAAGAATTAAAGCTTGCGGATATAGAAGAAGTTGCATTATTAAAGAAAAAGGCACTCGAAGTAAACGAAGTATTAAGTGGATTTTTCGGAGACTTGGGAATTAATTTAGTTGATTTTAAGTTGGAATTCGGAAAAGACAAAGAAGGAAATATTCTACTTGCTGATGAAATTTCTCCAGATACATGCCGCCTTTGGGATAAAGAAACCAATGCGAAATTAGATAAGGATGTATTTCGACGTGATTTAGGAAATCTAACAGATGCTTATGAAAATATTTTAGCGAGACTAGGGGGCAGTCAACATGTTTAA
- a CDS encoding NETI motif-containing protein, with protein sequence MSKKKRFEVQTNESINDCLDRMKKEGYTPIKRLEKPVFKEVKGNGHMTYEPVSQQIIFEAVQLES encoded by the coding sequence ATGAGTAAGAAAAAAAGATTTGAAGTGCAAACAAATGAGTCAATTAATGACTGTTTAGACAGAATGAAGAAGGAAGGTTATACACCGATAAAGCGATTGGAAAAGCCTGTTTTTAAAGAAGTAAAGGGGAACGGTCATATGACTTATGAGCCAGTATCACAGCAAATAATCTTTGAAGCTGTACAGTTAGAAAGTTAA
- the purB gene encoding adenylosuccinate lyase — translation MIDRYTRPEMGNIWTEENRFKAWLEVEILACEAWVKLGEIPEEDVKKIRENASFDIERIKEIELDTRHDVVAFTRAVSETLGEERKWVHYGLTSTDVVDTALSYQIKQANEILLKDVKNFIEVLKNKAQEHKYTVMMGRTHGVHAEPTTFGLKLALWHEEMKRNLERFKAAAEGIEYGKISGAVGTYANIDPFVEQYVCEELGLKPAPISTQTLQRDRHADYMSTLALIATSIEKFAVEIRGLQKSETREVEEFFAKGQKGSSAMPHKRNPIGSENMAGLARVIRGYMLTAYENVPLWHERDISHSSAERIIIPDATIALNYMLNRFSNIVKNLTVFPENMKRNMDRTLGLIYSQRVLLALIDKGLTREEAYDTVQPRAMESWEKQVPFRQLVDNDSVISSKLTKEEIDDCFDYHFHIKHVDTIFDRLGL, via the coding sequence ATGATTGATCGTTACACAAGACCAGAGATGGGAAACATTTGGACAGAGGAAAATCGCTTTAAAGCATGGCTAGAGGTAGAAATTTTAGCCTGTGAAGCTTGGGTAAAACTTGGTGAAATTCCAGAAGAGGACGTAAAAAAAATTCGCGAAAATGCTTCATTTGATATCGAGCGTATTAAAGAAATTGAGCTAGATACAAGACATGACGTTGTAGCATTTACAAGAGCAGTATCGGAAACACTTGGAGAAGAAAGAAAATGGGTACATTATGGTTTAACTTCTACAGATGTAGTAGATACGGCCCTTTCTTACCAAATTAAACAAGCAAATGAGATTTTATTAAAAGATGTCAAGAACTTTATTGAAGTACTTAAGAATAAAGCACAAGAGCATAAATATACCGTTATGATGGGCCGTACACATGGGGTACATGCAGAACCAACAACATTTGGTTTGAAGCTTGCTCTATGGCATGAAGAAATGAAACGTAATTTAGAAAGATTTAAAGCGGCAGCTGAAGGGATTGAATATGGTAAGATTTCTGGTGCAGTAGGAACTTACGCTAATATTGATCCTTTTGTAGAGCAATATGTATGTGAAGAATTAGGATTGAAACCTGCACCGATTTCTACACAAACGTTGCAACGCGATCGTCATGCAGATTATATGTCTACTCTAGCATTAATCGCTACTTCTATTGAAAAATTCGCAGTAGAAATTCGCGGATTGCAAAAAAGTGAAACGAGAGAAGTAGAAGAATTTTTTGCTAAAGGACAAAAGGGCTCTTCTGCTATGCCACATAAACGTAACCCAATCGGTTCAGAAAACATGGCAGGACTTGCTCGTGTTATTCGTGGCTATATGCTAACTGCTTATGAAAATGTGCCTCTATGGCATGAAAGAGATATTTCTCATTCTTCTGCAGAGCGTATTATTATTCCAGATGCAACAATCGCATTGAATTACATGTTAAACCGTTTCAGCAATATCGTGAAAAATCTAACTGTATTCCCAGAGAATATGAAACGCAATATGGATCGTACCCTTGGCTTAATTTACTCACAACGAGTATTACTTGCTCTAATTGATAAGGGGCTTACAAGAGAAGAAGCGTATGACACTGTGCAGCCAAGAGCAATGGAATCATGGGAAAAGCAAGTACCATTCCGTCAGTTAGTAGATAACGATTCAGTAATTTCCTCTAAGTTAACAAAAGAAGAAATTGATGATTGCTTTGATTACCATTTCCATATTAAACATGTTGATACAATTTTTGATCGACTTGGATTATAA
- a CDS encoding DUF2179 domain-containing protein, translating into MFENSATMIFIILVINIVYVSFFTIRMILTLKGQRYLAAFISMIEVVVYVIGLGLVLDNLDQIQNLIAYAVGYGIGVVVGMKIEEKLALGYITVNVITKEYDRDLPNSLRTKGYGVTTWAAQGLEGDRMSLQILTPRKYELKLYQTIKELDPKAFIIAYEPKTIYGGFWVKSVKKGKLFNE; encoded by the coding sequence ATGTTTGAAAATAGTGCTACAATGATATTTATTATTCTCGTAATTAATATTGTTTATGTTTCTTTCTTTACGATACGGATGATACTAACTTTAAAGGGGCAACGTTATCTAGCTGCCTTTATCAGTATGATAGAGGTAGTCGTTTATGTTATTGGTTTAGGATTAGTTTTAGATAATTTGGATCAAATTCAAAACTTGATTGCCTATGCGGTTGGATATGGAATAGGAGTCGTAGTTGGAATGAAGATTGAGGAAAAGCTGGCTTTAGGATATATTACTGTTAATGTAATAACGAAGGAATATGATCGTGATTTGCCCAATTCCTTAAGAACAAAAGGTTATGGTGTGACTACGTGGGCAGCACAGGGCTTGGAAGGTGACCGTATGTCCTTGCAAATATTGACTCCGCGAAAATATGAATTAAAATTATATCAAACAATTAAAGAACTAGACCCAAAAGCATTTATTATTGCATATGAGCCTAAAACAATTTATGGCGGATTTTGGGTGAAAAGTGTCAAGAAAGGAAAATTATTTAATGAGTAA
- the purL gene encoding phosphoribosylformylglycinamidine synthase subunit PurL, translating to MSLMLEPSPEQIKAEEIYKQMGVTDEEFAMVEGILGRLPNYTEIGLFSVMWSEHCSYKNSKPVLKKFPTTGPQVLQGPGEGAGIVDIGDGQAVAFKIESHNHPSAIEPYQGAATGVGGIIRDVFSMGARPIAILNSLRFGELDNDRTKYLFKEVVAGIAGYGNCIGIPTVGGEIAFDDSYAGNPLVNAMCVGLINHEDIKKGQAHGVGNTVMYVGAKTGRDGIHGATFASEELTENSDEKRPAVQVGDPFMEKLLLEACLELIQSDALVGIQDMGAAGLASSSAEMASKAGSGIEMNLDLVPQRETGMTAYEMMLSESQERMLIVVKKGREQEIKDLFHKYDLEAVAIGVVTDDKMLRLLHKGEVVANVPADALAEDAPVYHKPSSEPAYYSEFQAMENYIPTVDNYGETLLNLLKQPTIASKEWVYDQYDYMVRTSTVVAPGSDAAVVRIRGTKKALAMTTDCNARYLYLDPETGGKIAVAEAARNIVCSGAEPLAITDNLNFGNPEKPEIFWQIEKAADGISEACLALNSPVIGGNVSLYNETNGTAIYPTPVIGMVGLIKDTKDVTTQSFKAAGDLIYVLGETKADFGGSELQKMLEGSISGKAPSLDLEVEKAYQKAVLEAIRAGVVESAHDLAEGGLAVAVAESLISSKNLGAKVEVTADAVTALFSESQSRFLLSIKPENKETFEKLVPATLVGEVTDSAVLTISQGETILVNEQVDSLTDAWRGAIPCLLK from the coding sequence ATGTCGTTAATGCTTGAACCGAGTCCAGAACAAATTAAAGCAGAAGAAATTTACAAACAAATGGGTGTGACGGATGAAGAGTTTGCGATGGTAGAAGGAATTCTCGGTCGCCTTCCTAACTACACAGAGATTGGACTATTTTCTGTAATGTGGTCAGAGCATTGTAGTTACAAAAACTCAAAGCCAGTATTAAAAAAATTCCCAACAACAGGGCCTCAAGTGTTACAAGGACCTGGTGAAGGGGCAGGAATTGTAGATATTGGCGATGGTCAAGCGGTTGCTTTTAAAATTGAAAGTCATAACCATCCGTCAGCAATTGAGCCATATCAAGGAGCAGCAACTGGTGTAGGTGGAATTATTCGTGATGTTTTCTCTATGGGAGCAAGACCAATTGCCATTCTTAACTCATTACGCTTCGGTGAATTAGATAATGACCGTACGAAATACCTTTTTAAAGAAGTAGTAGCTGGAATTGCAGGTTATGGAAACTGTATTGGGATTCCAACAGTCGGCGGGGAAATTGCCTTTGATGATTCTTATGCTGGGAACCCGCTTGTTAACGCTATGTGTGTTGGCTTAATTAATCATGAGGATATTAAAAAAGGGCAGGCACATGGAGTTGGTAATACAGTGATGTATGTAGGTGCTAAAACAGGCCGTGACGGTATCCATGGTGCGACATTTGCTTCTGAAGAATTAACAGAGAACTCCGATGAAAAGCGTCCTGCTGTACAAGTAGGAGATCCATTTATGGAAAAGCTTCTTTTAGAAGCATGTCTTGAATTGATTCAATCAGATGCATTAGTAGGTATTCAAGATATGGGGGCTGCAGGGCTAGCAAGTTCAAGTGCAGAAATGGCAAGTAAAGCTGGTTCAGGTATTGAAATGAATTTAGATTTAGTACCACAGCGCGAAACAGGAATGACAGCATATGAAATGATGCTTTCTGAATCACAAGAGCGTATGCTAATTGTTGTGAAAAAAGGAAGAGAGCAAGAAATTAAAGATCTTTTTCATAAATATGATTTAGAGGCAGTAGCAATTGGGGTTGTAACAGATGATAAAATGCTTCGTCTTCTTCATAAAGGGGAAGTAGTTGCAAATGTTCCGGCAGATGCTCTAGCAGAGGATGCACCTGTATATCACAAACCATCTAGTGAACCTGCTTATTACAGCGAGTTCCAAGCAATGGAAAACTATATTCCTACTGTAGATAACTACGGAGAAACACTTCTTAATCTACTAAAACAGCCTACTATTGCAAGTAAAGAGTGGGTTTATGATCAATATGACTATATGGTTCGTACGAGTACAGTAGTTGCACCAGGTTCTGATGCAGCAGTGGTACGTATTCGTGGAACAAAGAAAGCATTAGCGATGACAACAGACTGTAATGCAAGATACTTATACTTAGATCCAGAAACAGGCGGTAAAATTGCAGTAGCAGAAGCAGCTCGTAATATCGTATGTTCTGGAGCAGAACCACTTGCTATTACAGACAACTTAAACTTTGGAAATCCAGAGAAACCAGAGATTTTTTGGCAAATTGAAAAAGCAGCAGATGGAATCAGTGAAGCTTGCTTAGCATTAAATTCGCCAGTGATCGGTGGAAATGTCTCTCTATATAACGAAACAAATGGAACAGCCATCTATCCTACTCCTGTTATTGGGATGGTTGGATTAATAAAAGATACGAAAGATGTTACTACCCAAAGCTTTAAAGCAGCTGGTGACTTAATTTATGTGCTTGGAGAAACAAAAGCAGACTTTGGCGGAAGTGAATTACAAAAAATGCTAGAGGGTTCTATTTCCGGCAAGGCACCTTCCTTAGATTTAGAAGTGGAAAAAGCTTATCAAAAAGCAGTACTAGAAGCCATCCGTGCAGGCGTTGTAGAGTCCGCTCATGATTTAGCAGAAGGCGGTTTAGCAGTCGCAGTTGCAGAAAGCCTAATCAGCTCAAAAAATTTAGGAGCAAAAGTAGAGGTTACAGCTGATGCAGTAACAGCACTATTCAGTGAATCTCAATCACGTTTCTTGCTTTCTATTAAACCAGAAAACAAAGAAACTTTTGAAAAATTAGTTCCTGCTACACTAGTAGGAGAAGTGACAGATTCAGCCGTTCTTACCATTAGCCAAGGGGAAACTATTCTAGTAAATGAACAGGTCGATTCGTTAACGGATGCCTGGAGAGGAGCTATTCCATGCTTGCTGAAATAA
- the purQ gene encoding phosphoribosylformylglycinamidine synthase subunit PurQ, translating into MKFAVIVFPGSNCDVDMFHAVKDELGENVEYVWHDTDSLEGFDGILLPGGFSYGDYLRTGAIARFSNVMKEVVKAAEAGKPVLGVCNGFQILLEAGLLPGAMRRNESLKFICKPVELKVTNNNSMFSSEYKENEVITVPIAHGEGNYYCDEETVAKLKANNQIVFTYNGTNPNGSLENIAGIMNEKGNVLGMMPHPERAVDELLGGADGLKIFKSIVSQWREANVVNA; encoded by the coding sequence GTGAAGTTTGCAGTAATCGTGTTTCCAGGATCCAATTGTGATGTGGATATGTTTCATGCGGTGAAGGATGAGCTTGGAGAAAACGTAGAATACGTATGGCATGATACAGACAGTTTAGAAGGCTTTGATGGAATTTTGCTGCCGGGGGGATTTTCCTATGGAGACTATCTTCGTACAGGAGCGATCGCAAGATTCAGTAATGTAATGAAAGAAGTAGTGAAAGCAGCAGAAGCAGGCAAGCCGGTTCTTGGTGTATGTAATGGATTCCAAATACTATTAGAAGCAGGTTTACTACCTGGTGCCATGAGAAGAAATGAAAGCTTAAAGTTCATCTGCAAGCCAGTAGAACTAAAAGTAACAAACAATAATTCTATGTTCTCCTCTGAATATAAAGAAAACGAAGTAATTACCGTACCAATTGCACACGGAGAAGGCAATTACTACTGTGATGAGGAAACAGTGGCGAAATTGAAAGCAAATAACCAAATCGTATTTACTTATAATGGCACAAATCCAAATGGAAGTTTGGAGAATATTGCTGGAATCATGAATGAAAAAGGTAATGTTCTTGGGATGATGCCTCACCCAGAAAGAGCAGTTGATGAGCTTTTAGGCGGAGCAGATGGTCTGAAAATATTTAAATCAATCGTTAGTCAGTGGAGGGAAGCAAATGTCGTTAATGCTTGA
- the purE gene encoding 5-(carboxyamino)imidazole ribonucleotide mutase, producing MTASVGVIMGSKSDWETMKHACSILDQLEVAYEKKVVSAHRTPDLMFEYAESARNRGIKVIIAGAGGAAHLPGMVAAKTTLPVIGVPVQSKALNGLDSLLSIVQMPGGVPVATVAIGKAGSTNAGLLAAQIIGTTDLGLAERLFSMRERTKKEVMESSDELV from the coding sequence ATGACCGCATCTGTTGGTGTTATCATGGGGAGTAAATCAGATTGGGAAACAATGAAACATGCTTGTAGCATATTAGATCAGCTAGAAGTAGCCTATGAGAAAAAAGTAGTCTCAGCTCATCGTACTCCTGACTTAATGTTTGAATATGCCGAAAGTGCTAGAAATAGAGGGATTAAAGTAATTATTGCAGGAGCTGGCGGAGCAGCACACCTTCCAGGAATGGTCGCAGCTAAGACGACTTTACCAGTTATAGGAGTCCCTGTTCAATCAAAAGCTTTAAATGGACTTGATTCCTTATTGTCAATTGTACAAATGCCTGGAGGAGTTCCTGTTGCAACTGTAGCAATTGGAAAAGCAGGTTCTACAAATGCAGGACTTCTTGCAGCCCAAATAATTGGAACTACAGACTTAGGATTAGCAGAAAGACTTTTTTCCATGAGAGAAAGAACGAAAAAAGAAGTGATGGAAAGTAGTGATGAGCTTGTCTAA
- the purF gene encoding amidophosphoribosyltransferase: MLAEIRGLNEECGIFGVWGHEDASQLAYYGLHSLQHRGQEGTGIVATDGEKLKGIKGEGLVSEIFTQEAIKELNGKAAIGHVRYATAGGGGYENVQPLLFHFQSGSMALAHNGNLVNATALKSQLEAQGSIFQTSSDTEVLAHLIRRGGFAAFKERVKNALTMIKGAYAFLILTETELMVALDPNGMRPLSLGKLGDAYVVASETCAFDVVGAEFIRDILPGELLIIDDNGFRSEMFSVASNIAMCTMEYVYFSRPDSNINGINVHTARKNLGKRLALEAPIEADVVTGVPDSSISAAIGYAEATGIPYELGLIKNRYVGRTFIQPSQSLREQGVKMKLSAVRGVVEGKRVIMVDDSIVRGTTSRRIVTMLREAGATEVHVLISSPPIKNPCFYGIDTSTKEELIASKYSVEELREIIGADSLIFLSTEGMIDAIGRTDDGENRGHCLACFTGKYPTEIYPNADHPYEKV, encoded by the coding sequence ATGCTTGCTGAAATAAGAGGGTTAAATGAAGAATGTGGCATTTTTGGTGTTTGGGGACATGAAGATGCATCTCAATTAGCATATTATGGACTGCATAGTTTACAGCATCGTGGCCAAGAAGGCACTGGTATTGTGGCAACAGATGGGGAGAAGTTAAAAGGAATTAAAGGAGAAGGGCTAGTTTCAGAAATCTTCACCCAAGAAGCAATCAAAGAATTAAATGGAAAAGCGGCCATTGGACATGTACGTTATGCAACAGCAGGAGGCGGCGGATACGAAAATGTCCAGCCTCTTCTGTTCCACTTCCAAAGTGGAAGCATGGCACTTGCTCATAACGGAAATTTAGTAAATGCTACTGCTTTAAAAAGCCAACTAGAAGCGCAAGGAAGTATTTTTCAAACAAGCTCTGATACGGAAGTCCTTGCTCATTTAATTAGAAGAGGCGGATTTGCCGCGTTTAAAGAAAGAGTGAAAAATGCACTGACAATGATTAAAGGTGCGTATGCTTTTCTTATTTTAACGGAAACAGAATTAATGGTTGCCTTAGATCCAAATGGAATGCGTCCCCTTTCTTTAGGAAAATTAGGAGATGCTTATGTTGTTGCCTCAGAGACATGTGCCTTTGATGTGGTAGGAGCAGAGTTTATTCGTGATATTTTACCAGGAGAACTTTTAATCATCGATGATAATGGCTTCCGTTCAGAGATGTTCTCTGTCGCTTCTAATATCGCAATGTGCACAATGGAATATGTCTATTTCTCCAGACCTGATAGTAATATCAATGGGATTAATGTTCATACAGCACGTAAAAATCTTGGGAAAAGATTAGCACTTGAAGCACCAATTGAAGCAGATGTAGTCACTGGAGTACCAGATTCTAGTATTTCTGCGGCAATCGGATATGCGGAAGCAACTGGCATTCCGTATGAGCTTGGATTGATTAAAAATCGCTATGTTGGTAGAACATTCATTCAACCTTCCCAATCTCTTCGTGAGCAAGGCGTCAAGATGAAGCTTTCTGCTGTTCGCGGAGTGGTAGAAGGAAAAAGAGTGATTATGGTCGATGATTCCATTGTTCGTGGAACCACGAGTAGACGTATTGTGACGATGTTAAGAGAAGCAGGAGCAACAGAAGTACATGTACTAATCAGTTCTCCACCAATTAAAAATCCTTGCTTCTATGGAATTGATACATCAACAAAAGAAGAGTTAATTGCATCAAAATATTCAGTAGAAGAACTTCGTGAAATAATTGGAGCTGATTCTCTTATCTTCTTAAGTACAGAAGGAATGATTGATGCGATTGGTCGTACAGATGATGGAGAAAATAGAGGGCATTGTTTAGCCTGCTTTACTGGTAAATACCCAACTGAAATTTATCCAAATGCTGATCACCCATATGAAAAGGTGTAA